The Leptospira licerasiae serovar Varillal str. VAR 010 genome segment ACCGTGCTTTTCTTTGGCTTTATCTGATAGTAGGAATACAACATATTTTGAATGTGCTGTATAAACGAATGAGAAGAAAATTTTGGGCCCAGAAGGACTTGCCGTTACTCAGTCTCACATCCTGTTCGACTAAGCTCCACGGCGTCTTTTGCACTCGCTTCGCCATCCTGGCTCGCGGCGCATTTGCGACGCTTCCTATGGGGCGCTGCAAATGCTTTCGTGCAAAAGCTTCAAGTCCTTCAGGAACTTTATTTTGGAATGTAAGGAATGATTTCTTGGGCCCAGAAGGACTTGAACCTGCAACCCGGAGATTCTGAATCTGCTGTATAAACGAATGAGAAGAAAATTTTGGGCCCAGAAGGACTTGAACCTTCGACCCGCAGATTATGAGTCTGCTGCTCTAACCAACTGAGCTATAGGCCCGGAGGCTCCATTTTTTGAGAGCCGTGCCTCCTAGCAAGTCGATTTTACTGTGGGTTTAGATAACGGTTCGGATTGGAGAACCATTCTTTTAGGTCTTGGCGTTCTTTGTAGAAAGCGATATAAAATGTATAGGCCTTATCTTCCTTTCGAAGTAAGAAGAAGTAGAGCAGGAGTGGGTTTCCGCCCGAATTATCTTCTTTAGACCAGCGTAGGATCTCCGTTCTGTAGATGCTGAATTTTTCAGGAGTTGTGTCCGGAAAGACCGCCTCTAACACCTTGGTTCCGAGAGTTTCTTCTCCTACTCGATCCAGTTTGCGCCAGATGGCGAGCCAGGATCTGTCTTTGAGCGGAACCGCTCTCCAACGCTTTCTAGATTCGGTGCGAACTAGAGCTTTTTCCGGGAAATCGATCCGGACAAAATTTTCCGTAAATGTATCTCCGGGTTGGTAGACTTTTTGGTCCGGGTCTAATGGGACTGAATCTAAGGATATACTTATGAGGATGAATGAGAAAGGAAAAATTTTGGAGAATGGAATTCGGATCAAAAGATGATTTCCTCTAAGATCAATTCTCTGTATTTGATTAGTTGGAATACCGGGATGGATTGTTTTTCTTTTCTGTCGGCGAGTGAATCTTCTCCCTTCTTCTTGAATCTTCGAATGGTTTTGTTCTCGAATACGAATACTCCTTGGTATTCTCCTGTGACCTCGTAAGGTGCGCCGGCTGCCAACCTAGAAACATATTTTTTTAATCTTCTGTCGAATTTATTATCTCTATATTTATAATATAGAGTATGTCCGTTCCAATCATAGAATACTACGTAGTTTTCCTTTAAACCTTGGTAATATAGTTTTATTGTTTCCGGATAATTGGGAGAAGAATCGGTTAAGGATTCTTTTATATCGAGGGCTCTAGGCTCTTGGAGAGTGATTGTCCCACGGTAGGTATTTCCTGCGGGTTCCGCATCCAATCTTCTCCCGTCCGATGTTGGTATGACACAAAGGATTGCGGATAGGAGAAGGAATTGTTTCATACTAATCGTTTTCCAAATCCTCTGATTCTCCACCGGATGGTTTCCCTCCGCCGGAACCGCCTCCCGAACCACCGGAAGATCCACCACCACTGCTGCCTCCGGAAGATCCGGCTCCTTCTCCACTCAATGGAACTGGATTAGAACCTTCTCCTCCTCCGCTGCTCGGTCTGGATCTTCTGGAAGAAGAGCTGGAACCTCCTGCTTTTCTGGTGCTTGTATCCTTTGCAGGTTTTGTATCAGTGCTTGTTGGAACAAAATTCGGATCTAGTTTTTTACGAAGTTGGTCCAACGCGCTTTGAGCGGCGCGTTTTACTTTTTCGCTAGGGTCTCTCTGAGCCTTGTATTCTAGAATTTCGATCACTGCTGGATCTTCGGTTTCCGCCAAATGTTTGATTGCACGAAGTCGGACCATTGCATCGTCGTCTCTTGCGAATGAATATAATTCTTCGATAATTTCCTTATCTCCTAAGGAAACAAGAGCGGTGATCGTATGTATCTTGAGAGCTTGGTAGTCCTGGATATCGTTCTTGGATTTTAAGGCACGGATCTTTTCTAAAAGTTCCCTGAGTGGAACGATCGCTGCCTCCGATTTGATCTTTCCGAGTGCGTTTACAGAGTAGGCACGAAGTGTAATCGGTTCTTTTTCGTCTTTTACAGTTGCGATCAGAACATTCTCAATGGAAGATTTTTTTACCTTTCCGAAATAAAGTGCGATCTGTGCCCTTACTTCAGGATCGTTAAACTTCTCTTGGAATCTTGCTTCTAATACGGAGAAAGCTTCGTTTGCCTGAGGAAATTCGGCTAGTGTTTCTATCAATGCGATCAGAAAATTCGAATTTTTTGTAAAGTCTTGTGCTTTTAGCAATTCGGTTAAAACAGGAATTCCGGAATCGAATTTGAGTTTTTTGACCACATAGACCGCTTCCTTCTGCACGTCTTGTTGGTCGTATTTTAATAATGCGATGATCTTATCTTCGAATTGTGTAAGTTTTAGAATTCCGGAAATTCTAAGCGCATAGATTTTCATGGACCAATCCGGATCCTTGGAAAGGATCACTCCAACTTGGTCGTACAATTCTCCTGCTTCTTCTTTCGGAAAATCCTCTAATTCTCTGAGAGCGCTTGCTCTTTCTTTTGTAGTTCCGTATTTTAGAACTTTGGAAAGTATTTCTTTTTTCTTACGGATCTGTTCTTCCGTATATTTTGGCTTAGGTGGAGCCTCTTTGGCGACCAGAGAGCCGAAAGATAAAAAGGATAATACTAGAAAAAGCGCGGAAATAGCCGCTAACTTGAAAAAGTGAGAATTCCGCAAGATCTGATCTGTTTTGTTTTCGAGGATAGACAGCCGGTTATTCGCCAGTTTGCTGCAGTTTGCGGTTTTCTTCTTCGAGTTCCTTAATTCTTCTGTTAAGCTCATTGACTAAATGTTGATTCTCCAGGTTCTGCCGGAACTTTTCTATCAAAGATCGGATGTCTCTGGTTAGATCCTCAATGTTCCAAGGTTTTTCCACGTATCTGCTCAATCCCCCGAAATTTATCGCGTGGATTGCGGAATCTAAACCGGCTTGGCCGGTGAGCAGAATTTTGATCGAGTCAGGAGACCGTTTGTGGACCGATTCCAGAAAATCGGCTCCTTTCATGCCGGGCATCACCTGATCCGTAATGATAACTTCGATCACATAACCGGAAGCTTGTATCTCTTCCAATAAGGCGAGTGCCTCCTCGGCGCTTCTCGCGGTTTCGATCTCGTGAGTTTTTCCGAACTCGTTATGAAGCTGTTCCTGGAGAGTTTCCAGTACCGACACTTCATCATCGACACAAATAATATAACCTTTATTCATAATCCTAAACCGAAAGGTTGGCCGGTTTCCCGGAACTAGAGAGTTTTAGAGAATTCTCCCGGAATGTCAAGTAGTAGAATCTTCTTCTTGTAGGTTCTTCGACCCAAAATCAGGTTCTTGGATCTAAAAGTCTAGTTTCTCTGGGAAGAAGTATCCGGATCTCACTTGGAAGTTCTGAAATTTCCGCACAAAGTTTTCTCCAGTTCGGTCCTGTACCAGGAAAAGAAGAAGGGTAACTTTCCAGAGAATTTTCCCAATCCGAGAACACCTTCCACTTAGAGTCGATTTCGGAAAGAATAGGGATCGGACTCCATTTTTTTAATATTTCTAGGACGCTCGTTCTTGTTCTCCATCTAGATTCAGGCGTATATCTCGAATTATATAGGCTTCTTTTCCGATCGATGAAAAATCTGTCGTATCTTTCGTAACCTGTGGATCTGCAGTGAGTTTTTCCGCCTTCTCTTTCGAAACCAAATCCTTTCAATAGAACGGATTCTGCTCCTAAGGAACTGAGTAGTGAAACCGCAAGGCCCGCCACATTTAAGGTTGGATTTTCTAAGATCGGTGCCTTCGGATAAAATTTTGCTCCCAGGATCTGGTCCAGTGGATGAGTAGAAAGATAGATGATCTTTGGATTTTTTAGGTCGAAGATCCTACAAGCTCCACCAAACCATGTGAAAATCGGAATATTCTCCGGCGTATTTTCCGGAAAATGGTAGAATGTTCCAAGCCCACTGTCTATGGAAAGCACAGCATTCGGTTGGATATCGTTCTGTAATAGATATCCAAGTGCAGTGTCCGAACTGAGTAAAAAGACTTTCTCTTTATTTTCGCGGATCCAATCGATCTCAGACTCTAAATTTGGCGAAGCTCCTACAAAACATCCGATCTTACCAGGCTTGGGAGAAAGTGTTTTTCCAAGGATCCGATAAGAGTCCTGACTTTCTGAAGACTTTTTTAAATGTTTGAAGAAGTTTCTGACCCAGAGCCTTCTGAACTCTTGCTTCGCGAGTTTATTTTGGGAAACGGGTTCCTTTTTTTGGAAGAAGGAAAGTATCCTTTCGCTTAGATCCGGATACCGTCTGGAATAATTCGGGTGAATGAAAATTCGCAGATTTTTGGTATCTGCGGGCATCCACTCGGATTTGTCTAGTTTTTCAAATTTCTCCCAACCATAATATACTGGAACTCCGCCTAATTTTTCCTTCAGTTCAGCGCCAACCAGGGATTCAAGTTCGGAGAATGGTTCGAGTAATAGGATTTTTGTAGGCACTTCGACAGATTTCAGATAAGAAATCACATGATAGGCGCAACCAATCCCAATAATTATTAGAAATTCGTCTTTTTGTAGGGGGGAAGGAATAGAAAGGGAGATTCTCTCTCCCTCTTTGATTGGATTTTGTGTGGAATGTAGATGGAAGGAGGAATTTTCCTCCTTCAAATTCAGAGAACCGTCAGATTGCCGGACAAGCTGGAAGATAGATTAATCCTCGTCTTCTTCTTCCTTGTCGTCATCATCGTCGTCGGAATCATCATCATCTTCCTCATCTTCATCCTCGTCGTCATCGGAATCGTCATCCTCTTCGTCGTAGGATTCTCCCTCTTCACCATCTTCCATGTCCATAAGAGGTTTTGCAGCTTCTTCTGGAATGAAATCTTCTTCCATATCTTCTTCTGCGATAGGAGCTTGGGGAGCTTCGAATAGTCCGTTGAATTGAGAATAAGTAGCACCGTTTCCTTGTGCTTCGGCTTCTGTGATGGCTCTTTCTTCTTTAGTTACGTATTTGTACTGAACTTCGTCGTTTGCGAGTGCAAACATCGCTTGGACGGCAAGTTTGCGTCCTTTGATCTTTTTAGGTAATTCGAGTCTGTCGATTCTATCCAGGATTTGGAAGCCGGCTACGGCTCTTTCGTACTTGTTTTTTTTGGCCAGTTCAATCAAAGTTACAATATCGAATTCTGAATTCTGGTTCTGGGTCATTTTGTATTCCTGAGAGGGGATAGAGGCCTTTGAAACTACCATCATTCTCAATTTCCCTTCTCTGTCAATCCCTTATATCTTTCGTTTATTCCTTGAATTCTGGGGAGAATCTTCGATTTTGGTAAACGCCCATGGATTCTCAGGCCAACTCCGATTCCAGGCTTAGTATTCCCTTTCCCAAGGGGATTTTCTTCCGCCTAATCCTTTTATTAATAGCGAGCCTTCTTACTGTTTGTGCTCCGTCAGAACAATCCAATCTAGGTGTCCAAGATTTTGAAGGCATCAGTTTGGAAGGAGAAAGTATCCGAATATCGGATATTGCTGCTGACCGTATCGCACTCAATGTGTATGGTCCGAATTG includes the following:
- a CDS encoding LIC_11959 family protein → MKQFLLLSAILCVIPTSDGRRLDAEPAGNTYRGTITLQEPRALDIKESLTDSSPNYPETIKLYYQGLKENYVVFYDWNGHTLYYKYRDNKFDRRLKKYVSRLAAGAPYEVTGEYQGVFVFENKTIRRFKKKGEDSLADRKEKQSIPVFQLIKYRELILEEIIF
- a CDS encoding response regulator, yielding MNKGYIICVDDEVSVLETLQEQLHNEFGKTHEIETARSAEEALALLEEIQASGYVIEVIITDQVMPGMKGADFLESVHKRSPDSIKILLTGQAGLDSAIHAINFGGLSRYVEKPWNIEDLTRDIRSLIEKFRQNLENQHLVNELNRRIKELEEENRKLQQTGE
- a CDS encoding 6-hydroxymethylpterin diphosphokinase MptE-like protein, whose protein sequence is MKEENSSFHLHSTQNPIKEGERISLSIPSPLQKDEFLIIIGIGCAYHVISYLKSVEVPTKILLLEPFSELESLVGAELKEKLGGVPVYYGWEKFEKLDKSEWMPADTKNLRIFIHPNYSRRYPDLSERILSFFQKKEPVSQNKLAKQEFRRLWVRNFFKHLKKSSESQDSYRILGKTLSPKPGKIGCFVGASPNLESEIDWIRENKEKVFLLSSDTALGYLLQNDIQPNAVLSIDSGLGTFYHFPENTPENIPIFTWFGGACRIFDLKNPKIIYLSTHPLDQILGAKFYPKAPILENPTLNVAGLAVSLLSSLGAESVLLKGFGFEREGGKTHCRSTGYERYDRFFIDRKRSLYNSRYTPESRWRTRTSVLEILKKWSPIPILSEIDSKWKVFSDWENSLESYPSSFPGTGPNWRKLCAEISELPSEIRILLPRETRLLDPRT
- a CDS encoding HEAT repeat domain-containing protein; translated protein: MSLTEELRNSKKKTANCSKLANNRLSILENKTDQILRNSHFFKLAAISALFLVLSFLSFGSLVAKEAPPKPKYTEEQIRKKKEILSKVLKYGTTKERASALRELEDFPKEEAGELYDQVGVILSKDPDWSMKIYALRISGILKLTQFEDKIIALLKYDQQDVQKEAVYVVKKLKFDSGIPVLTELLKAQDFTKNSNFLIALIETLAEFPQANEAFSVLEARFQEKFNDPEVRAQIALYFGKVKKSSIENVLIATVKDEKEPITLRAYSVNALGKIKSEAAIVPLRELLEKIRALKSKNDIQDYQALKIHTITALVSLGDKEIIEELYSFARDDDAMVRLRAIKHLAETEDPAVIEILEYKAQRDPSEKVKRAAQSALDQLRKKLDPNFVPTSTDTKPAKDTSTRKAGGSSSSSRRSRPSSGGGEGSNPVPLSGEGAGSSGGSSGGGSSGGSGGGSGGGKPSGGESEDLEND